From Pagrus major chromosome 2, Pma_NU_1.0, one genomic window encodes:
- the hmgb1b gene encoding high mobility group protein B1b, translated as MGKDPKKPRGKMSSYAYFVQTCREEHKKKHPEASVNFAEFSKKCSERWKTMSPKEKGKFEDMAKLDKVRYEREMKNYIPPKGHKKKRFKDPNAPKRPPSAFFLFCADFRPKVKGDYPGLSIGDTAKKLGEMWNSSSAEEKQPYEKKAAKLKEKYDKDIVAYRTKGKVDSESAATADDDDEEEEDEEEGEDEEEDDDDDDE; from the exons ATGGGAAAGGATCCAAAGAAGCCGAGAGGCAAAATGTCCTCTTATGCGTACTTTGTGCAGACGTGCCGAGAGGAGCATAAGAAGAAGCATCCTGAAGCGTCTGTCAACTTCGCAGAGTTCTCCAAGAAATGCTCCGAGCGTTGGAAG ACGATGTCACCAAAAGAGAAAGGCAAGTTCGAAGATATGGCCAAACTAGACAAGGTGCGTTATGAGAGGGAAATGAAGAACTACATTCCCCCCAAGGGCCACAAGAAGAAGCGATTCAAGGACCCCAATGCCCCCAAGAGACCACC GTCTGcattcttcctcttctgtgccGACTTTCGCCCCAAGGTAAAAGGAGATTATCCCGGACTCTCCATCGGGGACACGGCAAAGAAGTTGGGTGAGATGTGGAACAGCTCGTCTGCAGAGGAGAAGCAGCCGTATGagaagaaggctgccaagctgAAGGAGAAGTACGACAAG GATATCGTCGCCTACCGCACAAAGGGCAAAGTGGATTCAGAATCCGCTGCGACAGCAGATGACgacgatgaagaggaagaagatgaagaagagggagaggacgaggaggaagacgacgatgatgatgatgagtag
- the tex26 gene encoding testis-expressed protein 26: MGREAPSVRGLSAVRIPPCLHRVSGSGWRTLAAVSSVEDLIGHSVSQSRMLYKGKQWWDPYETSNRRQFIYRPNSAAEILLCPRSTSFIDSYSQSEPFGSTVYNKDFDWKPACKPECIRTGTASGQRRNNPHPSQSFMMWRLPRDAARSSEYVAVPWKCLPSEGEIRKALTAQYRSTYRCDFIGMPQGCDRINSAERRLTAKHSRREVPPSADTEMRDNYRQPKQKPELLHYRHDTAPNVTCRGIVPTVVHRHIHRSDLTNCDRFCGKTVTRVRNSLLPRELQQPHRTLPEEGRDALKTTNKEEKVDKLPAVVVNSCTPERISSWPGPT; encoded by the exons ATGGGACGAGAGGCTCCGTCAGTGCGCGGACTCTCGGCTGTGAGGATCCCTCCGTGTTTACACCGAGTGTCGGGCTCCGGCTGGCGGACATTGGCTGCCGTCAGCTCCGTGGAGGATCTTATTGGACACTCGGTGTCTCAGTCACGCATGTTGTACA aggGCAAACAGTGGTGGGATCCATACGAAACATCTAATAGAAGACAATTCATCTACCGGCCAAACTCAGCTGCAGAAATTCTGCT GTGCCCGAGGTCGACTTCATTTATAGACTCCTATTCACAGTCTGAACCTTTCGGTTCAACTGTGTACAATAAGGATTTCGACTGGAAACCAGCCTGTAAACCTGAATGCATTCGCACAGGGACAGCCTCGGGCCAGAGGAGAAACAACCCGCATCCCAGTCAG tctttcaTGATGTGGAGGCTGCCGAGGGACGCTGCTCGAAGCTCCGAGTATGTCGCCGTCCCTTGGAAATGTCTCCCGTCCGAGGGTGAGATCCGAAAGGCCTTGACAGCACAGTACCGCTCCACCTACAGATGTGACTTCATTGGTATGCCTCAAG GATGTGATCGTATTAATAGTGCAGAAAGAAGACTTACAGCTAAGCACAGCAGGCGTGAGGTGCCGCCCTCTGCTGACACAGAGATGAGGGACAATTACCGCCAGCCGAAGCAGAAACCTGAGCTGCTGCACTACAGACACGACACAGCCCCTAACGTGACCTGTCGTGGTATAG TTCCAACTGTTGTGCACAGACACATCCACAGATCAGATCTGACAAACTGCGACAGGTTTTGTGGGAAGACAGTCACACGTGTGAGAAACTCTCTGCTGCCCCGggagctgcagcagccacaCAGAACATTACCCGAGGAGG GAAGGGACGCTTTAAAAACGACAAACAAAGAGGAGAAGGTAGATAAACTTCCGGCAGTCGTGGTTAACTCCTGCACGCCAGAGAGGATATCAAGCTGGCCAGGACCTACCTGA
- the wdr95 gene encoding cilia- and flagella-associated protein 337, whose product MPLGKKTRSSSASGRLETQHVTSILSDMGGPGERMRNKQPEWLVRELLKQNRRRHSVTLGDRAQITKRQHHSIDSTCSLQIDETISLDNLQKLKLAFEEFETGGLRSIDAKNFGRVVKKCLALPQTSNAQTQGLFKKIDYSDRGRISWGDFCTHMLQEYNERQETVRRRKQVAFTLPATMKTLSHGIPIINIHSTHDGTIVTVREDGVVCYWSPELKPLKTKPMFNDGPANRKSKWASDFTVMTEYNKLMITTGDREIQLYELSTLDPYCQINALDTVPLTLDYGYTGHDKCCILYGDTEGCVTIILIASVGDTLRLWNKLPKIENIPSIAVDNAVLSPNVTFVRWKVHQDWVTQAKYFQSFQAVVSSSNEESSSLVIGCVLPLTDAEQQLSEIREACYEGKTKKVQLSWTPQLRASFDQTVFSIHKGVKTFDLSQKHSLLVTGGMDRLIRMWNPHFSGKPTGVLKGHCAPIVYLCITTEDSQIFSVSIDGTAKIWHIQDQCCLFTAEPKASGIHGDIYACSYSSAMKSLYVAADSMAVLSQQIRPRLHSRLTVSHNEPVMCCGYSEEFRQVVSCTDGSVVKVWDFDSGRQVFEFGGTPDSSVITCMTFDHKGRRLITGGTDGCLKIWNFNNGQCLKTLKKDGECHEVCDCIFLKVHRNFYVMSVGRDRKIDIYSDIPEDLRRVQRPQPSWQDDLKNGHKEDILCAAQCPPSLLATSSYDGEIIVWNVVSGRIQCRFVSPLLAEQQNVEGLDVSVPCIIFLKNSKLQQFASATALLSSGVMGCINLWSVLSGGKFVGSFKASRFQQKITKLAKADKTTLLYAADRIGYIYVYNMAPEIKSPQAENFWRAHTSRITGLQIVDNDQVVLTSSTDCTVRLWSAHGEFIGTFGQSESWSVHISSSWKHPAVPYEVLIDPLSMPHHEILNSKTQFSEAINPDKTGADRGELKSVMLLSQLSRPDAERERE is encoded by the exons ATGCCACTGGGGAAAAAGACTCGCTCCTCTTCAGCTTCAGGGAGATTAGAAACCCAACATGTGACCAG CATCCTCTCTGACATGGGGGGTCCAGGGGAGAGGATGAGAAACA AGCAGCCTGAATGGCTGGTTCGAGAGCTGCTGAAACAGAACAGGAGAAGACACTCTGTCACACTCGGAGACCGGGCTCAAATCACGAAACGACAACACCACAGTATTGATTCAACTTGCAGCCTTCAG ATTGATGAGACGATATCGCTCGACAACCTCCAGAAACTGAAACTAGCATTTGAG GAATTTGAAACGGGTGGCTTGAGATCCATTGATGCGAAGAATTTTGGACGTGTAGTGAAGAAGTGTTTGGCTTTGCCTCAGACA AGCAATGCCCAGACTCAAGGGTTATTTAAGAAGATTGATTACTCAGACCGAGGAAGGATTTCATGG GGGGActtctgcacacacatgctgcaggaATACAACGAGAGGCAGGAAACTGTAAGACGCAGGAAGCAGGTGGCTTTCACTCTGCCGGCCACTATGAAGACGTTGTCTCACGGCATTCCCATCATCAACATCCACTCCACCCATGATGGCACCATCGTCACTGTGCGGGAAGACGGGGTCGTTTGCTACTGGAGCCCTGAACTTAAACCACTGAAGACCAAACCCATGTTT aaTGATGGTcctgcaaacaggaagtcaaagTGGGCAAGTGATTTTACTGTGATGACAGAGTACAACAAGCTGATGATCACAACAGG GGACAGAGAGATCCAGCTTTATGAGCTCTCCACTCTGGATCCTTATTGCCAGATCAATGCACTGGACACAGTGCCTTTGACATTAGACTACGG CTACACTGGCCATGATAAATGCTGTATTCTGTATGGAGACACTGAG ggaTGTGTGACTATCATTTTAATAGCCTCTGTCGGAGATACCCTCAG GTTGTGGAATAAATTACCAAAGATTGAAAATATACCCAGCATAGCAGTTGACAATGCAGTGCTCTCTCCGAATGTGACATTTGTCAGATGGAAGGTTCATCAGGACTGGGTGACACAG gcaaaatattttcaaagtTTTCAAGCTGTTGTCTCCTCATCAAATGAAGAATCTTCGTCTCTTGTTATCG GTTGTGTGCTGCCTCTGACAGACGCCGAGCAGCAATTGAGTGAGATCAGAGAGGCCTGCTACGAAGGTAAGACCAAGAAGGTCCAACTGAGCTGGACTCCACAGCTCCGGGCATCATTTGACCAGACAGTTTTCAGCATCCACAAAGGCGTCAAGACGTTCGACCTCAGTCAGAAGCACAGCCTGCTGGTCACTGGAGGCATGGACAGACTCATACGCATGTGGAACCCACATTTTTCTGG gaaACCAACTGGTGTTTTGAAGGGCCATTGTGCTCCCATTGTCTACCTCTGCATCACCACAGAGGACAGTCAGATCTTCTCAGTCTCCATAGACGGCACTGCGAAA ATCTGGCATATTCAAGATCAGTGTTGCCTGTTTACAGCAGAGCCCAAAGCAAGTGGGATTCATGGTGACATATATGCATGCTCATATTCCTCTGCGATGAAATCCCTGTACGTCGCGGCAGACTCTATGGCTGTGCTCTCCCAGCAGATAAG GCCACGTCTTCACAGCCGTCTGACTGTTTCACATAATGAGCCTGTAATGTGCTGCGGCTACAGTGAGGAGTTTCGTCAAGTTGTCAGCTGCACCGATGGATCT GTGGTGAAAGTCTGGGATTTTGACTCAGGGCGACAGGTTTTTGAGTTTGGTGGCACACCTGACTCATCTGTCATCACCTGCATGACTTTTGACCACAAAGGGAGGAG ACTCATCACAGGTGGGACAGATGGTTGTTTAAAGATCTGGAACTTCAACAATGGTCAGTGTCTGAAGACACTTAAGAAGG ATGGTGAATGTCACGAGGTCTGTGATTGTATCTTCCTGAAAGTTCACAGGAATTT CTATGTGATGTCTGTCGGCCGGGACCGGAAGATTGACATTTACTCA GACATACCTGAGGACCTCCGTCGAGTCCAGAGGCCGCAGCCTTCGTGGCAGGATGATCTG AAAAATGGCCATAAGGAGGACATCCTTTGTGCGGCGCAGTGTCCCCCATCTCTCCTCGCCACCAGCAGCTATGATGGAGAGATAATAGTGTGGAACGTGGTTTCTGGACGTATACAGTGTCGGTTTGTCAGCCCACTTCTAGCTGAGCAGCAAAATGTTGAAG GACTGGATGTGAGTGTCCCCTGCATCATTTTCCTGAAGAACTCCAAGTTACAGCAGTTTGCCTCGGCTACAGCTCTCCTGTCATCTGGGGTCATGG GTTGTATAAATCTCTGGAGTGTGCTCAGTGGAGGAAAGTTTGTGGGCAGCTTCAAAGCC TCTAGATTCCAGCAAAAGATTACAAAACTGGCTAAAGCAGACAAGACAACGTTGCTGTATGCTGCTGACCGAATTGGTTACATCTATGTTTACAACATGGCCCCTGAGATCAAGTCACCTCAAG ctGAAAACTTCTGGCGTGCCCATACCAGCAGGATCACTGG CCTGCAGATTGTTGACAATGATCAAGTGGTACTTACTTCATCTACGGACTGCACTGTGCGCCTTTGGAGTGCACATGGAGAATTCATTG GGACCTTTGGACAGTCTGAGAGCTGGAGTGtccacatctcctcctcttgGAAACATCCTGCTGTCCCCTATGAAGTCCTGATTGATCCTCTGAGCATGCCACATCATGAAATTCTGaattcaaaaacacaattttcagAAGCCATCAATCCTGACAAGACTGGGGCAGACAGAGGGGAACTAAAG AGTGTGATGTTACTGAGCCAGCTGTCCAGACCAGatgctgaaagagagagagaataa